One genomic region from Listeria monocytogenes encodes:
- the efeB gene encoding iron uptake transporter deferrochelatase/peroxidase subunit, which produces MTDKKSENQTEKTETKENKGMTRREMLKLSAVAGTGIAVGATGLGTILNVVDHVDKALTPKEKAETGVPFYATNQAGIITAQQTYCYIASFDIQTESRQILQDLFVKWTKFADLTTSGGVLRDVDNDMLPPNDTGEADGLGISNFTVTLGYGPTFFEKDGKDRFGVKAKKPKYLEKIPHMAHDSLDEAYSDGDLCIQVCADDQQVAFHGIRNFIRLASGVAVVRWIEEGFLSAPKNETPRNLFGFKDGTANVDHDSNKGYEDVVWAENDEPEWMRNGSYLGYRKIQMLIEIWDRSSLLDQEDTFGRKKASGAPYHKKHEHDKVDPSKLPADSHVRLAKDTKQQMHRRAYSYTNGIDKSTGTIDAGLLFICFTQNPAKQFLPMLSIMGKMDKLNEYTVPIGSAMFACQGGLAPGEIFGEKLL; this is translated from the coding sequence ATGACAGATAAGAAGAGCGAAAATCAGACGGAAAAGACAGAAACCAAGGAAAATAAAGGAATGACTCGGCGCGAAATGCTGAAACTTTCTGCTGTAGCTGGGACCGGGATTGCTGTTGGTGCAACTGGTCTTGGCACGATTTTAAATGTGGTGGATCATGTGGATAAGGCGCTCACTCCGAAAGAAAAAGCGGAGACAGGCGTGCCGTTTTATGCGACGAATCAAGCGGGAATTATTACTGCGCAGCAAACCTATTGTTATATCGCCAGCTTTGATATTCAAACAGAATCGCGGCAAATTTTGCAAGATTTGTTTGTGAAATGGACAAAATTTGCTGATTTGACGACGAGCGGTGGTGTTTTGCGCGATGTAGATAATGATATGTTACCGCCGAACGACACTGGAGAAGCGGATGGGTTAGGCATTTCTAATTTCACCGTAACACTTGGTTATGGCCCGACTTTTTTTGAAAAAGATGGCAAAGACCGGTTCGGTGTTAAGGCGAAAAAGCCGAAGTATCTGGAAAAAATTCCACATATGGCGCATGATAGCTTGGATGAGGCTTATTCTGATGGTGATTTATGCATCCAAGTGTGCGCCGATGACCAACAAGTCGCTTTCCACGGAATTCGTAATTTCATTCGGTTAGCGAGCGGCGTCGCAGTTGTTCGCTGGATTGAAGAAGGTTTTCTCAGCGCACCAAAAAACGAAACACCGCGCAATCTGTTTGGTTTTAAAGACGGAACGGCAAACGTTGACCACGATTCAAACAAAGGTTATGAAGATGTCGTTTGGGCGGAAAATGACGAACCAGAATGGATGCGAAACGGCAGCTACCTGGGCTATCGCAAAATCCAAATGCTCATCGAAATTTGGGACCGCTCATCCTTACTTGACCAAGAAGACACATTTGGTCGAAAAAAAGCATCCGGCGCCCCGTATCACAAAAAACATGAGCACGATAAAGTCGATCCGAGCAAACTGCCAGCTGATTCTCATGTGCGCCTAGCCAAAGACACGAAGCAACAAATGCACCGCCGCGCTTATTCATATACAAATGGCATTGATAAAAGCACGGGAACGATTGACGCTGGATTACTATTCATTTGTTTCACCCAAAATCCAGCCAAACAGTTCTTGCCAATGTTAAGTATCATGGGGAAAATGGATAAATTAAACGAATACACCGTCCCAATTGGCAGCGCGATGTTTGCTTGCCAAGGCGGACTTGCTCCCGGAGAAATTTTTGGAGAAAAACTACTTTAG
- the tatA gene encoding Sec-independent protein translocase subunit TatA, whose translation MIGPGSIALIVGAALVIFGPKKLPELGRAAGDTLREFKNATKGMMDDSKEETKKEDLRP comes from the coding sequence ATGATCGGACCAGGAAGTATTGCTTTAATTGTCGGAGCCGCCCTTGTGATTTTTGGACCAAAAAAACTGCCAGAACTTGGTAGAGCTGCTGGAGATACTCTTCGCGAATTCAAAAATGCGACCAAAGGCATGATGGATGATTCCAAAGAAGAAACCAAAAAAGAAGATCTGCGCCCGTGA
- a CDS encoding FTR1 family iron permease: MSHRLLGRVMLLLGALGVILTMSFSYVAAAEKPNIDKPVKGLEQTEKAIVADDYNKAKDAFQEDKLWWSENKQVVKEKSYDLAGQIDRQIAEISLGILNNDKQQAMDGITSLHNLLKTYQDGTYTDNEGNTNITLSSYIAKLTATKKLVDEKEWAKAATQIQDLKTEWLAVEGDVVSQSQAAYDNTERDLMLLDAYINDPAKQAKTADVLDGMTDELKPFTDVTYTWFDAALIPFREGLEALLIIATLLTYTKRTKTPTAKRWIIGGTAAGLVVSLALGMVVAFWLSALAFGDNNNLINGWAGLIASIMMLYVSYWLHRNSDITRWNNYMEGKSNQALSNGKMISFAFLAFLAILREGLETVVFLIGMVGRMSNFELLMGILAGLGVLLIIAFVMLRYSVHIPVKPFFMISSAIVFYLCFKFMGSGIHSLQLAGVIPTSVEDYLPSIPALSIYPSWYSFLPQLLLVIFGLIILIKQQIKKRADSKKELAQGGKL, encoded by the coding sequence ATGAGTCATCGGCTTTTAGGTCGAGTTATGTTGCTATTAGGTGCATTAGGGGTGATTTTGACTATGAGTTTTAGTTATGTAGCTGCTGCTGAGAAGCCGAATATTGATAAACCTGTCAAAGGATTAGAGCAAACCGAAAAGGCTATTGTAGCTGATGATTATAATAAAGCCAAAGATGCTTTTCAAGAAGATAAATTATGGTGGTCAGAAAATAAACAAGTTGTTAAAGAAAAATCGTACGACTTGGCCGGCCAGATAGATCGGCAAATTGCTGAAATATCGCTTGGGATTTTAAATAATGATAAACAGCAAGCGATGGATGGGATTACTTCACTTCATAATTTGCTCAAGACCTATCAAGATGGTACATATACGGATAATGAAGGAAATACCAATATTACTTTATCAAGCTACATTGCTAAACTAACTGCGACGAAAAAACTGGTAGATGAGAAAGAATGGGCAAAAGCGGCGACACAAATTCAAGATTTAAAAACAGAATGGCTCGCGGTGGAAGGTGATGTGGTCAGTCAATCGCAAGCGGCTTACGACAATACCGAGCGCGATTTAATGTTGCTTGATGCTTATATTAATGACCCTGCAAAACAAGCCAAAACAGCGGACGTTCTGGACGGAATGACAGATGAGCTAAAGCCTTTTACGGATGTAACTTACACCTGGTTTGATGCTGCCTTAATCCCGTTTCGCGAAGGACTGGAGGCACTTTTGATTATCGCGACGCTCCTTACATATACAAAAAGAACGAAAACACCCACGGCGAAAAGATGGATTATCGGCGGAACGGCAGCTGGTTTGGTAGTAAGTTTGGCGCTTGGCATGGTCGTGGCGTTTTGGTTATCGGCGCTTGCCTTTGGAGATAATAACAATTTGATTAACGGTTGGGCTGGGCTGATTGCAAGTATTATGATGCTTTACGTCAGCTACTGGTTACACCGAAATTCGGATATTACTCGTTGGAATAATTACATGGAAGGTAAAAGTAACCAGGCACTTTCGAATGGGAAAATGATTTCTTTTGCCTTTTTAGCGTTTTTAGCGATTTTGAGGGAAGGTTTAGAAACAGTTGTCTTCTTAATTGGTATGGTTGGGCGGATGTCGAATTTTGAATTATTGATGGGGATTCTGGCGGGGCTTGGCGTGTTATTAATCATCGCTTTTGTAATGTTGCGATATAGCGTACATATTCCTGTGAAGCCATTCTTTATGATTTCGAGCGCAATCGTGTTTTATCTGTGCTTTAAATTTATGGGATCAGGAATTCATAGCCTGCAACTTGCTGGGGTCATTCCAACATCGGTGGAAGATTACTTGCCATCCATTCCGGCGCTAAGCATTTACCCATCATGGTATAGCTTTTTGCCACAACTATTACTCGTTATTTTTGGATTAATTATTTTAATAAAACAACAAATTAAAAAAAGAGCTGATTCTAAAAAGGAATTGGCACAAGGGGGCAAATTATGA
- the tatC gene encoding twin-arginine translocase subunit TatC, protein MTEVSMSLTGHLKELRTRLLIILLSFFLAFFVGLFVSKPLILFLQKDDLPKEVILHVFKVTDAFQIYIEMAFVIGLVLVFPVILYQLWAFVKPGLHASEQRITLRYIPITFLLFLFGVVFSYLITFPFILKFMFQFAAELGVETTIGLATYFQFLLQIVLSFGVLFELPMVIMLLTRLSLITPNGMRHSRKYAYFCLLIIAAFIAPPEILSHLMITIPLIGLYEISIVVSGLTVRRMDKEMNNV, encoded by the coding sequence GTGACCGAAGTTTCCATGAGCCTCACTGGACACCTGAAAGAATTGCGAACCAGATTATTAATCATCCTGCTATCCTTTTTTCTCGCTTTCTTTGTGGGGCTTTTCGTTTCCAAGCCGTTAATTTTATTTCTCCAAAAAGATGATTTGCCAAAAGAAGTGATTTTACACGTTTTTAAAGTGACGGATGCTTTTCAAATCTATATCGAAATGGCGTTTGTTATTGGACTCGTCTTAGTATTTCCAGTTATTTTATATCAATTATGGGCCTTCGTGAAACCGGGTTTGCATGCATCCGAACAACGAATTACTTTGCGCTATATTCCGATTACATTTTTGCTTTTTTTGTTCGGTGTTGTTTTTTCTTATTTAATCACTTTTCCTTTTATTTTAAAATTTATGTTCCAGTTCGCGGCCGAACTTGGTGTTGAAACAACGATTGGCCTCGCGACTTATTTTCAATTTTTGCTACAAATCGTGCTTTCGTTTGGTGTGTTATTTGAGCTTCCAATGGTGATTATGCTACTAACGAGATTGTCGCTGATAACACCAAACGGCATGCGACACTCGCGAAAATATGCCTATTTTTGCTTATTGATTATCGCAGCATTCATCGCCCCGCCAGAAATTTTATCGCATTTGATGATTACCATCCCGCTAATTGGGCTGTATGAGATTAGTATTGTTGTGTCTGGGCTTACTGTCCGGCGAATGGATAAGGAAATGAACAATGTCTAA
- a CDS encoding zinc ribbon domain-containing protein YjdM has translation MSKLPNCPECNSEYAYEDRGLLICPECGHEWSAAAEEASEEKVFKDANGNVLTDGDSVTVIKDLKVKGASNPIKMGTKVKNIRLVDGDHDIDCKVDGFGPMKLKSEFVKKI, from the coding sequence ATGTCAAAATTACCAAATTGCCCAGAATGTAACTCAGAATATGCCTACGAAGATCGCGGCTTATTAATCTGCCCAGAATGCGGACATGAGTGGAGCGCAGCGGCAGAAGAAGCTAGCGAAGAAAAAGTGTTCAAAGACGCAAATGGCAACGTACTAACAGATGGCGATTCTGTAACAGTCATCAAAGATTTAAAAGTAAAAGGCGCATCCAACCCAATCAAAATGGGAACAAAAGTAAAAAACATCCGCCTAGTTGACGGCGACCATGATATTGATTGCAAAGTTGATGGCTTTGGTCCGATGAAATTAAAATCAGAATTTGTTAAGAAGATATAA
- a CDS encoding GntR family transcriptional regulator, which translates to MSGMAKYMEIYIDIRDKINQNKYEINEKLPDGDSLARVYDCSKLTVKKALDMLVQEGMVIRRRGAGTFVKSHSTNGGEFALGPMSGLVNTFGKDNIKSKVILFSIEKPSKEVAEKLEMQDDYIYRIIRMREVGHKAYSIEHTYMPLAIIPGLEPRHLEDSIYNYIRDDLKLKMQSAHVWVRGDKSNQEDSKLLDLEEPTFMMEIEKLAHLEDGRVFEYSITRHTYESFVFETVFVQN; encoded by the coding sequence ATGTCGGGAATGGCTAAATACATGGAAATATACATAGATATCCGTGATAAAATCAACCAAAACAAATACGAAATTAACGAGAAATTGCCTGACGGGGATAGTCTGGCACGCGTTTATGATTGCAGCAAACTTACTGTCAAAAAAGCGCTGGATATGCTCGTGCAAGAAGGTATGGTTATTAGACGACGTGGCGCTGGTACTTTCGTGAAATCTCATTCTACTAACGGCGGAGAATTCGCACTAGGCCCAATGTCCGGACTCGTAAATACATTTGGAAAAGACAACATTAAATCCAAAGTTATTTTATTTTCTATTGAAAAACCATCGAAAGAAGTCGCAGAAAAATTAGAGATGCAGGATGATTATATTTACCGAATTATTCGGATGAGAGAAGTTGGCCATAAAGCCTATTCCATCGAACATACTTATATGCCACTTGCGATTATTCCGGGTTTAGAGCCGCGTCATTTAGAGGACTCAATTTATAATTACATTCGGGATGACTTGAAACTTAAGATGCAGAGTGCGCATGTTTGGGTACGCGGGGATAAATCGAATCAAGAGGATAGCAAGCTCCTTGATTTAGAAGAACCTACTTTTATGATGGAAATTGAAAAATTAGCGCATTTGGAAGACGGTCGAGTGTTCGAATATTCGATTACGCGCCATACGTATGAATCGTTTGTGTTTGAAACGGTTTTTGTGCAGAATTAA
- a CDS encoding peptidase E — protein MKNLFLTSSFKDVVPLFTEFESNLQGKTVTFIPTASTVEEVTFYVEAGKKALESLGLLVEELDIATESLGEITTKLRKNDFIYVTGGNTFFLLQELKRTGADKLILEEIAAGKLYIGESAGAVITSPNIAYIQTMDSTKKAVNLTNYDALNLVDFSTLPHYNNTPFKEITQKIVTEYAGKSQIYPISNHEAIFIRGKEVITKRLS, from the coding sequence ATGAAAAACTTATTTTTAACCTCGTCTTTTAAAGATGTTGTGCCATTATTTACTGAATTTGAAAGCAATCTGCAAGGAAAAACCGTTACTTTTATCCCGACCGCTAGCACAGTCGAAGAAGTCACTTTCTATGTAGAGGCTGGTAAAAAAGCATTAGAGAGTCTTGGGTTATTAGTGGAAGAACTTGATATAGCTACGGAAAGCTTAGGTGAGATTACGACGAAACTCCGAAAAAATGATTTTATTTATGTAACTGGAGGTAATACTTTCTTTTTGTTGCAGGAATTAAAACGAACTGGTGCGGATAAATTAATTTTAGAGGAAATTGCGGCAGGCAAATTATACATTGGCGAGTCAGCTGGAGCAGTTATCACTTCACCTAATATAGCGTACATCCAAACAATGGATAGCACCAAAAAAGCCGTGAATTTAACCAACTATGACGCCTTAAACTTAGTCGATTTCTCTACACTTCCACACTACAATAACACGCCTTTCAAAGAAATAACGCAAAAAATAGTGACTGAATATGCTGGTAAGTCACAAATATATCCTATTAGTAACCATGAAGCGATCTTTATTCGTGGTAAAGAAGTAATCACGAAGCGCTTAAGTTAA
- the efeO gene encoding iron uptake system protein EfeO, with translation MKKLIIVMLTIFTAVLVVGCSGTADKAETKKETTKESKQANAVKKEVKEMKSNLENVKKAISDKDKSALQSSAADLHKHWLEFENNVRDLYPLQYTDVEKYETPIFYESKNDNPNFDTLNDNATGLDGALDTLEKAKETKAKTSEVLDKAVDNYSKYVTEQVDEFVAQTEIFTNAVKSGDIEKAKAAYVSPRLNYERIEPIAESFGDLDPKIDARINDVENEADWTGFHVIERALWEKKSLEGMDVYADKLLTDAKALQAEVKNLKLEPKPMVAGAMELLNEAATTKITGEEEAYSHTDLDDLNANVEGSKVVYQAIIPALNAQDKKLADQIDAAFNKMEDTLANYKNGDSFVLYTTLTKDQIRDISDQLSHLSELMAQTGKIF, from the coding sequence ATGAAAAAATTGATTATTGTTATGTTGACTATTTTCACGGCGGTGTTGGTTGTTGGATGTAGTGGGACGGCGGACAAGGCGGAAACAAAAAAGGAAACAACGAAAGAAAGTAAGCAAGCAAACGCGGTCAAAAAAGAAGTAAAAGAAATGAAATCCAACTTGGAAAACGTGAAGAAAGCCATTTCCGATAAAGATAAAAGCGCACTTCAATCTAGTGCTGCAGATTTACATAAACATTGGCTAGAGTTTGAAAATAATGTCCGCGATTTGTATCCATTACAATATACGGACGTCGAAAAATATGAAACACCTATTTTCTATGAATCAAAAAATGATAACCCGAATTTTGATACGTTAAATGACAACGCGACTGGACTTGACGGAGCATTAGATACACTTGAAAAGGCCAAAGAGACCAAAGCGAAAACTTCTGAAGTGCTGGATAAAGCTGTAGATAACTATTCTAAATACGTGACGGAGCAAGTAGATGAATTCGTTGCTCAAACTGAAATTTTCACAAATGCTGTAAAATCGGGTGATATCGAAAAAGCAAAAGCTGCCTATGTTTCACCACGTCTGAATTACGAACGCATTGAGCCGATTGCCGAAAGTTTTGGCGACTTAGATCCAAAAATCGATGCTCGGATTAACGATGTGGAAAACGAAGCGGACTGGACTGGTTTCCACGTCATTGAACGCGCGCTTTGGGAAAAGAAATCGCTCGAAGGCATGGATGTTTATGCGGATAAACTTTTAACAGATGCAAAGGCACTTCAAGCAGAAGTGAAAAACTTGAAACTAGAGCCAAAACCAATGGTCGCAGGTGCGATGGAATTACTAAATGAAGCCGCAACAACTAAAATTACTGGGGAAGAAGAAGCTTACTCGCACACTGATTTAGATGATTTAAATGCGAATGTGGAAGGTTCGAAAGTAGTTTATCAAGCAATCATCCCAGCTTTAAATGCACAAGATAAAAAATTAGCTGACCAAATTGATGCAGCTTTCAACAAAATGGAAGACACATTAGCTAACTACAAAAACGGGGACTCATTCGTACTCTATACAACGTTAACGAAAGACCAAATTCGCGACATTAGTGACCAATTGAGCCACCTTTCCGAATTAATGGCCCAAACAGGGAAAATTTTCTAA
- a CDS encoding YebC/PmpR family DNA-binding transcriptional regulator, translating to MGRKWANIKEKKASKDKTNSRIYAKFGIEIYVAAKSGDPDPHSNQKLRFVIERAKTYNVPKHIIDRAIEKAKGTGDETYSELRYEGFGPNGSMIIVDALTNNVNRTASDVRAAYSKNGGNMGVSGSVAYMFDNTAIFGVEGKDADELLELLMEADIDVRDILDEDGQAIIYAEPEDFHKVQEGLKAAGIEEFTVAEIEMIPQNDIQLSGEDLEKFERLIDALEDLEDVQKVYHNVELED from the coding sequence ATGGGCCGTAAATGGGCAAATATTAAAGAGAAAAAAGCGTCAAAAGATAAAACAAATAGTCGTATCTATGCGAAATTTGGAATTGAAATATATGTAGCGGCTAAATCAGGCGACCCAGATCCACATTCCAACCAAAAATTACGTTTTGTTATTGAACGTGCAAAAACATACAATGTGCCAAAACATATTATTGACCGCGCAATCGAAAAAGCGAAAGGCACTGGCGATGAAACTTATTCAGAACTGCGCTATGAAGGCTTTGGTCCAAATGGTTCGATGATTATTGTAGACGCACTGACAAATAATGTGAATCGTACGGCATCCGATGTTCGCGCAGCTTATAGCAAAAATGGTGGTAACATGGGCGTAAGTGGATCAGTTGCTTATATGTTTGATAATACAGCTATTTTTGGCGTTGAAGGAAAAGATGCGGACGAGCTATTAGAACTTTTAATGGAAGCGGATATTGATGTTCGTGACATTTTAGACGAAGATGGCCAAGCAATTATTTATGCAGAACCAGAAGATTTCCATAAAGTACAAGAGGGCTTGAAAGCGGCTGGAATTGAAGAATTTACAGTAGCGGAAATCGAAATGATCCCTCAAAATGATATTCAATTATCAGGCGAGGACTTAGAGAAATTCGAAAGACTAATTGATGCTTTAGAAGATCTAGAAGACGTGCAAAAAGTATATCATAACGTCGAATTAGAAGATTAA
- a CDS encoding glycoside hydrolase family 1 protein, translated as MKELLTFPKDFWWGSAWSAEQAEGRGDTGKAKTVWEHWFETEPNRFYEGVGSEITTDHFNRYKEDVQWMKKTGQNSFRISISWGRMFPDDGVGEVNQKAIAFYRDLLTEMNENGVKPFANLYHFDMPVALQDAGGWESREVVDAYVHFADTCFKEFGDLVYHWFTFNEPLGPILGGYLEDFHYPNQIDFKRGAQAGFNTILAHALAIKAFKKLNLSSKIGVILNLSPTYPRSQNEYDLEAAEICDAFYTRSFLDPMVKGTFPEKLVEIMREYDQMPEYTEEDLTIIKENTAQILGLNYYEPRRVKARLTAINEKSPFLPDWFFEPHNMPGKRMNIYRGWEIYERGIYDLCIDIRDNYGNIESFISENGMGVANEERFLNEEGQIQDDYRIQFVKDHLAYVHQAIAEGCDIKGYHLWTFIDCWSWINAYKNRYGLVSLDVETGKRTMKKSGEFYKKMSDMNGFEYETSKLVGTKREETTNG; from the coding sequence ATGAAAGAATTATTAACGTTTCCAAAAGATTTTTGGTGGGGCTCTGCGTGGTCTGCTGAACAAGCAGAAGGTCGCGGTGACACTGGTAAGGCAAAAACTGTTTGGGAGCATTGGTTTGAAACAGAACCGAATCGCTTTTACGAAGGCGTAGGTTCAGAAATTACAACAGATCATTTTAATCGGTATAAAGAAGACGTACAGTGGATGAAGAAAACAGGACAAAATTCGTTCCGGATTTCGATTTCATGGGGGCGAATGTTTCCAGATGATGGTGTTGGCGAAGTGAACCAGAAAGCTATTGCGTTTTATCGTGATTTACTTACTGAAATGAATGAAAACGGTGTCAAACCATTCGCGAACTTATATCATTTCGATATGCCTGTTGCACTTCAAGACGCTGGTGGCTGGGAATCAAGAGAAGTTGTGGATGCCTATGTTCATTTTGCAGATACTTGTTTTAAAGAATTCGGCGATTTAGTTTATCACTGGTTTACATTTAACGAACCACTTGGCCCGATTCTTGGCGGCTATTTAGAAGATTTCCATTATCCGAATCAAATTGACTTCAAACGAGGCGCGCAAGCTGGTTTTAACACGATTTTGGCTCATGCATTAGCAATTAAAGCATTCAAAAAATTAAACTTATCGTCGAAAATTGGCGTTATTTTAAACCTTAGCCCAACGTATCCACGGAGCCAAAACGAATACGATTTAGAAGCAGCCGAAATCTGTGATGCTTTTTATACGAGAAGTTTCTTGGATCCGATGGTTAAAGGAACTTTCCCAGAAAAATTAGTTGAAATCATGCGTGAATATGATCAAATGCCGGAATATACGGAAGAAGATTTGACGATTATTAAAGAAAATACGGCGCAAATTCTTGGTTTGAACTACTATGAACCAAGGCGCGTGAAAGCTCGTTTAACGGCAATTAATGAAAAAAGTCCGTTTTTACCAGATTGGTTTTTTGAACCGCATAATATGCCAGGTAAACGCATGAATATTTACCGCGGTTGGGAAATTTATGAACGTGGGATTTATGATTTATGTATTGATATTCGTGATAATTACGGTAACATCGAATCATTTATTTCTGAAAATGGTATGGGTGTAGCAAATGAAGAACGTTTCTTAAATGAAGAAGGGCAAATTCAGGATGATTACCGTATCCAATTTGTTAAAGATCATTTGGCATATGTACATCAAGCGATTGCAGAAGGTTGCGATATTAAAGGGTACCACTTATGGACGTTTATTGATTGTTGGTCTTGGATTAATGCATATAAAAACCGTTACGGACTCGTTTCACTTGATGTTGAAACTGGCAAACGCACCATGAAGAAAAGTGGCGAATTTTATAAAAAAATGAGCGATATGAACGGTTTTGAATATGAAACAAGCAAACTAGTTGGGACGAAAAGGGAGGAAACAACTAATGGCTGA
- a CDS encoding helix-turn-helix transcriptional regulator produces MKKSERLNDMMLFLNDKNVFQLSDIMTKYDISRSTAIRDVKSLEEIGMPIYSERGRNGHYQVLRNRLLSPIVFNIDEVFALYFSMLTLKAYETTPFHLSVEKLKTKFERCLSAEKIEMLRKTEEVFSLGYIKHNNQCEFLDVILQFTMEEKVCQINYDKKGIEKTYVVQFYNISSAYGQWYVTSYNFETKRMQVFRCDRILELEENHAFEAKKLTDLKSETDYLYKKKDAINFEVEIASNGVDLFFKENYPSMKLNQEQGRNVIRGFYNRGEEPFIINYLLGFGDKINMVQPDSLKEMLLNELKSLQNHLQKLS; encoded by the coding sequence ATGAAAAAATCAGAACGATTAAATGATATGATGCTGTTTTTAAATGATAAAAATGTGTTTCAATTAAGCGATATAATGACGAAATATGATATTTCTCGAAGTACGGCGATTCGAGATGTAAAGTCTTTGGAAGAAATAGGCATGCCGATATATTCGGAACGGGGACGAAATGGTCATTATCAGGTGCTTCGTAATCGGCTACTCTCGCCCATTGTCTTTAATATCGATGAGGTATTTGCGCTCTATTTTTCGATGCTTACCTTAAAAGCCTATGAAACAACACCTTTTCATTTAAGCGTGGAAAAATTAAAAACGAAATTTGAACGTTGTCTTTCAGCTGAAAAAATCGAAATGCTTCGAAAAACAGAAGAAGTATTTAGTCTTGGCTATATAAAGCATAATAATCAGTGTGAATTTCTAGATGTAATTTTGCAGTTTACGATGGAAGAAAAAGTGTGTCAGATTAATTATGATAAAAAAGGGATAGAAAAAACATATGTTGTTCAATTTTATAATATATCTTCCGCGTATGGGCAATGGTATGTGACGAGTTATAACTTCGAGACGAAACGGATGCAGGTATTCCGCTGTGATAGAATTCTTGAGCTAGAAGAAAATCATGCTTTTGAAGCTAAAAAACTGACGGATTTAAAAAGCGAGACCGATTATTTATACAAGAAAAAAGATGCAATTAACTTTGAAGTGGAAATTGCTTCCAACGGTGTTGACTTATTTTTTAAAGAAAATTATCCATCGATGAAATTGAATCAAGAACAAGGAAGGAATGTTATTCGCGGATTTTATAATAGAGGAGAAGAACCATTTATTATTAATTATTTGCTAGGTTTTGGTGATAAAATAAACATGGTTCAGCCAGATTCTTTGAAAGAAATGCTTTTAAATGAATTGAAATCTTTACAGAATCATTTACAAAAATTGTCGTGA
- a CDS encoding NUDIX hydrolase: MEEWDLLNENRELTGKTHIRGEKLAPGELHLVIHVCIFNEKGQLLIQKRQKDKEGWPNYWDLSAAGSALKGETSQQAAEREVQEELGIMIDLSGTRAKFSYHFEEGFDDYWFITKDVQLSDLTLQKEEVADARFVTKEELEALRSSGEFIPYFFLNQLFNLKNATTIHF, translated from the coding sequence GTGGAAGAATGGGATTTGCTAAATGAGAATCGTGAATTAACCGGGAAAACACATATCCGCGGTGAAAAACTAGCGCCCGGAGAACTTCATTTGGTCATTCACGTATGTATTTTTAACGAAAAAGGGCAACTTTTAATCCAAAAGCGCCAAAAAGATAAAGAAGGTTGGCCGAATTATTGGGATCTTTCTGCGGCTGGATCTGCGCTAAAAGGCGAAACTAGCCAGCAAGCTGCTGAAAGAGAAGTGCAAGAAGAGTTAGGCATTATGATTGATTTAAGTGGAACACGCGCCAAATTCAGTTATCATTTTGAAGAGGGCTTTGATGATTATTGGTTTATTACAAAAGACGTGCAACTAAGCGATTTAACATTACAGAAAGAAGAAGTTGCCGACGCCCGTTTTGTCACCAAAGAAGAGTTAGAAGCATTAAGAAGTTCAGGCGAATTCATTCCTTACTTCTTTTTAAACCAGCTATTTAACCTGAAAAACGCTACAACAATCCACTTTTAA